The following are encoded in a window of uncultured Pseudomonas sp. genomic DNA:
- a CDS encoding enoyl-CoA hydratase: MSHAIEPYNPGMFDLTHKITVEKHGHTALITINNPPANTWDRDSLIGLKQLVEHLNRDDDIYALVITGQGGKFFSAGADLKLFADGDKARARKMARRFGEAFEALRDFRGVSIAALNGYAMGGGLECALACDIRIAERQAQMALPEATVGLLPCAGGTQNLSWLIGEGWAKRMILCGERLDAETALRIGLVEQVVDSGEARGHALLLAAKVARQSPVAVRTIKPLIQGARERSPNTWLAEERERFVDLFDADDTREGVNAFLEKREPQWRNK; encoded by the coding sequence ATGAGCCACGCCATCGAACCCTACAACCCCGGCATGTTTGATCTGACCCATAAGATCACCGTGGAAAAGCACGGCCACACGGCACTGATCACCATCAACAACCCGCCCGCCAACACCTGGGACCGCGACTCGCTAATCGGTCTCAAGCAACTGGTTGAGCACCTCAACCGCGACGATGACATTTATGCCCTGGTGATTACCGGCCAAGGCGGCAAGTTCTTCAGCGCCGGTGCCGACCTCAAGCTGTTTGCCGATGGTGATAAAGCCCGTGCCCGGAAAATGGCCCGACGCTTCGGTGAAGCCTTCGAAGCCCTGCGCGATTTCCGTGGCGTATCGATTGCGGCCCTCAACGGCTACGCCATGGGCGGCGGCCTGGAGTGCGCCCTGGCCTGCGACATCCGCATTGCCGAACGCCAGGCACAAATGGCCCTGCCAGAAGCCACGGTCGGCCTGTTGCCTTGCGCCGGCGGCACGCAAAACCTCAGCTGGCTAATCGGCGAAGGCTGGGCAAAACGCATGATTCTCTGCGGCGAGCGCCTGGATGCCGAGACCGCCCTGCGCATTGGCCTGGTTGAGCAAGTGGTCGACAGCGGCGAAGCCCGCGGCCATGCCCTGCTGCTGGCCGCCAAGGTCGCACGGCAAAGCCCGGTGGCCGTGCGCACCATCAAGCCACTGATCCAGGGGGCACGTGAACGCAGCCCGAACACCTGGTTGGCAGAAGAACGGGAGCGGTTTGTCGACCTATTCGACGCCGACGACACCCGCGAGGGAGTCAACGCCTTCCTCGAGAAACGCGAGCCGCAGTGGCGCAATAAATAA
- a CDS encoding enoyl-CoA hydratase/isomerase family protein encodes MNVQFEERPAQHGYRIGIASLDAEKSLNALSLPMIEALDAKLKDWAEDPGIACVMLRGNGPKAFCAGGDVVQLVHQCREHPGEIPPLARRFFADEYRLDHRIHTYPKPFICWAHGHVLGGGMGLMQGAGIRIVTPTSRLGMPEVNIGLYPDVGGSWFLARLPGKLGLFLGLTASSINARDALDLDLADRVLLDSQQDDLLDSLAQLNWQEQSAQQLHSLLKALEDQAQGELPEAQWLPRRARLDELLDSADLPHAWHAISALQEDSDPLLARAAKTLAGGCPLTGHLVWEQIKRAKQLSLAEVFRMEYAMSLNCCRHPEFPEGVRSRLIDKDHAPQWHWPDVANIPDAVIEAHFAPAWDGEHPLAGL; translated from the coding sequence ATGAACGTGCAATTTGAAGAGCGCCCCGCGCAACACGGCTACCGCATCGGTATCGCCAGCCTGGATGCCGAAAAGAGCCTGAATGCCCTGTCGCTGCCGATGATCGAGGCACTGGATGCCAAGCTCAAAGATTGGGCCGAAGACCCGGGCATTGCTTGCGTCATGCTGCGCGGCAATGGTCCGAAAGCCTTCTGTGCCGGTGGCGATGTGGTGCAACTGGTGCACCAGTGCCGTGAACATCCAGGCGAAATCCCGCCCTTGGCCCGGCGTTTCTTCGCCGATGAATACCGCCTCGACCACCGCATCCACACCTACCCCAAGCCGTTTATCTGCTGGGCCCACGGCCATGTGCTAGGTGGTGGCATGGGCCTGATGCAGGGCGCCGGTATTCGCATCGTCACCCCAACCAGCCGCCTGGGCATGCCGGAAGTAAACATCGGCCTGTACCCGGATGTCGGCGGCAGCTGGTTCCTCGCCCGCCTCCCCGGCAAGCTCGGCCTGTTTCTCGGTCTCACCGCCAGCAGCATCAACGCCCGCGATGCGCTGGACCTGGACCTCGCCGACCGCGTGCTGCTCGACAGCCAGCAAGACGATCTGCTCGATAGCCTGGCGCAACTCAACTGGCAGGAACAGAGCGCGCAGCAACTGCACAGCCTGCTCAAAGCACTGGAGGATCAGGCTCAGGGAGAACTGCCAGAAGCGCAGTGGCTGCCGCGGCGGGCACGCCTCGACGAGCTGCTCGACAGCGCCGACCTGCCGCATGCCTGGCACGCGATCAGCGCCCTGCAAGAGGATAGCGACCCGCTGCTGGCCCGCGCGGCCAAGACTCTGGCTGGCGGCTGCCCGCTGACCGGGCACCTGGTGTGGGAGCAAATCAAGCGAGCCAAGCAGCTGTCGCTGGCCGAGGTGTTCCGCATGGAGTACGCCATGAGCCTGAACTGCTGCCGTCACCCGGAGTTTCCCGAGGGTGTGCGCTCACGCCTGATCGACAAGGACCACGCGCCACAGTGGCACTGGCCGGATGTGGCCAACATCCCCGACGCAGTGATCGAGGCGCACTTCGCGCCGGCCTGGGACGGCGAACACCCATTGGCGGGGCTATAA
- a CDS encoding HlyD family type I secretion periplasmic adaptor subunit has protein sequence MRQAIAAYFGSDNELGDEPLPEVNKALIEDAPRVVRLTIWGLIAFVVFCLLWAHFAVVDEVTRGDGKAIPSSRLQKIQNLEGGIVAELFVREGQIVDAGAPLLRLDDTRFASNVGETEADRLAMLLRVERLSAEVQERELQITDEIRQKAPTQADNEIALFNSRKAQLRNELAGLQEQLIQRRQELREFASKQGQFRNSLSLLRQEIQISEPLVSQGAISRVEVLRLKRAEVEARGQLEATTLAMPRAEAAIKEVERKIDETRGRFRSEALTQLNETRTDLSKVQSTGKALEDRVNRTLVTSPVRGIVKQLLVNTIGGVIQPGSDLVEIVPLDENLLVEARIRPQDIAFLHPGQEAMVKFTAYDYTIYGGLKAELEQIGADTVTDDDGNSFYVIKLRTNKSHLGSEEHPLLIIPGMVASVDIITGKKSVLSYLLKPIIRARAEALRER, from the coding sequence CTGCGGCAGGCTATTGCCGCCTATTTTGGCAGTGACAATGAGCTTGGCGATGAACCGCTGCCCGAGGTTAACAAAGCCTTGATTGAGGATGCCCCGCGAGTGGTGCGCCTGACCATTTGGGGCTTGATCGCTTTTGTGGTGTTCTGCTTATTGTGGGCCCACTTCGCCGTGGTCGATGAGGTGACCCGCGGTGATGGCAAGGCGATTCCGTCCTCGCGGCTGCAAAAAATCCAGAACCTGGAAGGCGGTATCGTCGCCGAGTTGTTTGTCCGTGAAGGGCAGATTGTCGATGCCGGTGCACCGTTGTTACGCCTGGATGACACCCGATTTGCCTCTAATGTGGGTGAAACCGAGGCTGATCGCCTGGCCATGCTGCTGCGCGTTGAACGGCTAAGTGCCGAAGTGCAGGAGCGCGAGCTGCAGATTACTGATGAAATACGGCAAAAAGCGCCCACCCAGGCGGATAACGAAATTGCCCTGTTCAATAGCCGTAAAGCGCAACTACGCAACGAGTTGGCCGGTTTGCAAGAGCAATTGATCCAGCGTCGGCAAGAGCTGCGTGAGTTCGCCTCCAAGCAGGGGCAATTTCGCAATAGCCTGAGTTTGCTGCGTCAGGAAATTCAGATATCTGAACCCTTGGTGTCCCAAGGCGCGATTTCCCGAGTGGAAGTCTTACGCTTGAAACGCGCTGAAGTTGAGGCGCGTGGCCAGCTAGAGGCAACCACCTTGGCCATGCCGCGAGCCGAGGCGGCGATCAAGGAAGTTGAGCGCAAAATTGACGAAACACGTGGGCGTTTTCGCAGTGAGGCGCTGACTCAGCTTAACGAGACCCGTACTGATTTGAGTAAGGTTCAGTCCACCGGCAAGGCGCTGGAGGATCGGGTCAACCGCACGCTGGTGACCTCGCCGGTGCGCGGTATCGTCAAGCAACTGTTGGTTAACACCATCGGCGGGGTGATCCAGCCGGGTAGCGATTTGGTCGAAATCGTACCGCTGGATGAGAACCTGCTGGTCGAGGCGCGTATCCGCCCGCAGGACATTGCTTTTCTGCATCCGGGGCAGGAGGCGATGGTCAAGTTCACCGCCTATGACTACACCATCTACGGCGGGCTCAAGGCCGAGCTGGAGCAGATTGGTGCCGATACGGTCACCGACGACGATGGCAACAGCTTTTACGTGATCAAGCTGCGCACCAACAAGAGCCATTTGGGCAGCGAGGAACATCCGTTGCTGATTATTCCTGGGATGGTCGCTTCGGTGGACATTATCACCGGCAAGAAGAGCGTGCTCAGCTACCTGCTCAAACCGATTATTCGTGCTCGTGCCGAGGCGTTGCGTGAGCGTTGA
- the mmsB gene encoding 3-hydroxyisobutyrate dehydrogenase, with protein sequence MNKIAFIGLGHMGLPMARNLLKAGFNLSVFDLVKAAMDELAMEGAQPASSALDAVQGANLVVSMLPASRHVEGLYLGDNGLLAALKPGSLVLECSTIAPESARKVHQAAHERGIELLDAPVSGGTAGAAAGTLTFMIGGAAATLEKARTIFDAMGKNIFHAGPAGAGQVAKVCNNQVLAVQMIATAEAMAMGVANGLEPAVLAEIMRQSSGGNWTLEKYNPWPGVMENAPASKGYSGGFMAELMAKDLGLAQEAAQASGSSTPMGALALQLYRLLLKQGKGKQDFSVVQQLFVE encoded by the coding sequence ATGAACAAAATTGCCTTTATCGGCCTCGGCCACATGGGTCTGCCCATGGCGCGCAACCTGCTCAAGGCCGGCTTCAACCTCAGCGTCTTCGACCTAGTGAAGGCCGCCATGGACGAGTTGGCCATGGAAGGTGCACAGCCCGCCAGCAGCGCACTGGATGCCGTACAGGGAGCCAATTTGGTGGTGAGCATGCTGCCCGCCAGCCGCCATGTCGAAGGCCTCTACCTGGGTGATAACGGCCTGTTGGCGGCACTCAAGCCCGGCAGCCTGGTACTGGAGTGCTCAACCATCGCTCCGGAATCCGCCCGCAAGGTGCATCAGGCCGCCCACGAGCGCGGTATTGAACTGCTCGATGCGCCAGTGTCCGGCGGCACGGCCGGCGCAGCAGCCGGCACCCTGACCTTTATGATCGGCGGTGCAGCCGCAACTCTGGAAAAAGCCCGCACAATTTTCGACGCCATGGGCAAGAACATCTTCCACGCCGGCCCCGCCGGTGCCGGCCAAGTGGCCAAGGTGTGCAACAACCAGGTACTGGCGGTACAGATGATCGCCACCGCCGAAGCCATGGCCATGGGCGTGGCCAACGGCCTGGAGCCAGCGGTGCTGGCCGAGATTATGCGCCAGAGCTCAGGCGGCAACTGGACCCTGGAGAAATACAACCCCTGGCCCGGGGTGATGGAAAACGCCCCGGCGTCCAAAGGCTACAGCGGCGGTTTTATGGCCGAACTGATGGCCAAAGACCTCGGCCTGGCCCAAGAGGCTGCCCAAGCCAGCGGCAGCAGCACACCGATGGGCGCACTGGCCCTGCAGCTGTATCGCCTGCTGCTCAAGCAAGGCAAAGGCAAGCAGGACTTCTCGGTGGTGCAGCAACTGTTTGTCGAGTAA